In one window of Accipiter gentilis chromosome 28, bAccGen1.1, whole genome shotgun sequence DNA:
- the SFRP1 gene encoding secreted frizzled-related protein 1 — MGSVRGPRGAGLRALVSLAAGLLACGGASEYDYVSYQSDLGPYPGGRFYAKPHQCVAIPADLRLCHSVGYDKMVLPNLLDHETMAEVKHQASSWVPLLNKNCHMGTQVFLCSLFAPVCLDRPVYPCRWLCEAVRDSCEPVMQFFGFFWPEMLKCDQFPQDDVCIAMTAPNATEVSRPKGTTVCPPCDNEMKSEAIVEHLCASEFALKMTIKEVKKENGDKMIVPRKRKALKLGPIRKKNLKKLVLFLKNGADCPCHQLDNLGHYFLIMGRQVKTQYLLTAIYKWDKKNKEFKKFMKKMKSPDCPTFPSVFK; from the exons ATGGGCAGCGTGCgggggccccgcggggccgggctgcgggcGCTGGTGTCGCTGGCCGCCGGGCTGTTGGCGTGCGGCGGGGCCAGCGAGTACGACTACGTGAGCTACCAGTCCGACCTGGGCCCTTACCCGGGTGGGCGCTTCTACGCCAAGCCCCACCAGTGCGTGGCCATCCCCGCCGACCTGCGGCTCTGCCACAGCGTGGGCTACGACAAGATGGTGCTGCCCAACCTGCTGGACCACGAGACCATGGCTGAGGTGAAGCACCAGGCGAGCAGCTGGGTGCCGCTGCTCAACAAGAACTGCCACATGGGCACCCAGGTCTTCCTCTGCTCCCTTTTTGCCCCCGTCTGCCTGGACCGGCCGGTCTACCCGTGCCGCTGGCTCTGCGAGGCCGTGCGTGACTCCTGCGAGCCCGTCATGCAGTTCTTTGGTTTCTTCTGGCCCGAGATGCTCAAGTGCGACCAGTTTCCCCAGGACGACGTCTGCATTGCCATGACGGCTCCCAATGCCACCGAGGTCTCCAGGCCCAAAG GAACAACTGTGTGTCCCCCTTGCGACAACGAGATGAAGTCGGAGGCCATCGTGGAGCACCTGTGTGCCAGCGAGTTTG CTCTTAAGATGACCATAAAGGAAGTGAAGAAGGAGAACGGGGACAAGATGATCGTCCCGCGGAAGAGGAAGGCGCTGAAGCTGGGGCCCATCCGCAAGAAGAACCTGAAGAAGCTGGTGCTGTTCCTGAAGAACGGGGCTGACTGTCCCTGCCATCAGCTGGACAACCTCGGCCACTACTTCCTCATCATGGGCCGCCAGGTGAAGACCCAGTACCTGTTGACGGCCATCTACAAGTGGGACAAGAAGAACAAAGAGTTCAAGAAGTTCATGAAGAAGATGAAGTCTCCCGACTGCCCGACGTTTCCGTCCGTCTTCAAGTGA